Below is a genomic region from Melitaea cinxia chromosome 20, ilMelCinx1.1, whole genome shotgun sequence.
ttttattaaactgACATCATTTCGTTTAGAGGCATATAGAGATAATTGGAGGCATACAATAGCTGAATTATACGTGAAACAAATACAGTTGTAAGTACAGCACATTTTACtatgtaacattaaaatcaacacatttgaaaaaaaatagagaGGCTATAAATAACCAACTAACAGTAAATTTCAGGTGAATCAGTCATTGACAGGACACTTACGTACACAAgacagtaattttataaataatatatattataaataataataatattgaatatataattttattatttttattaaagcttTATTTGCAAGTAAGTTGTATATTTTGGTTATAATATTGGTTTTGATATTGCAGGTAAATGGAAGGACGCCAGTTTAATAAGATTctgtataacaataataataattcagtaAAACATTAGTTCACACAAGTTAGCTTAAAAAGCGTACTTAATTACCTTGTAGCTGTGTTATTACAAAGTCTCTTACAAAATGGGCAGTTTGTTCCTCACCGGATGATTGCAACAAAGCTCCAACTATGGCTTTAAAGGTTTTTGCTAGAGTTTGTTGATCAACTGGATATTCCTAGaaacataatataattcaatacaCATTGTTTtacaagataaatatttatgaaatgaaaAACTGATAGTTAATTTACTAACAGCTGCCAAAATGATGTCTTTTGTACCAAGGTACAAAGATATTTTGGATAGGACACTTTCACtgataagataatttttaacgCTTGTTATGCCCTCCATTGGGAACTTTGGTAAAACTGTTTccaaatataatttgatatattcATCCATAAATTGTCCacctgaaaataataaaaaaataacatcattaactttaaaatacttATCTTTCGTAAGTTAAGGGATGAAATCATCTTCAAAACCAAAATATATAAGCTCGAAAGATACTAAATGCATGTATGATCAAGTGTTACCTTGTTCTGCTAATTCTctattatctttcatttttatatcaaagtCCATTTCCTTTTGCTTCATTTCTTCCTTGATCACATAAGAACGATCTGTAAATGCTTGGAGTAAAAGTTCTGAATCAAACTCTTCGTTTAGACGCTTTCCAAAAGCGTACAATTCCGCTTCTAAATTCCATTCTAAAAATTGGTTCCTTGGATTTACGACTTTGCCTCCTTGCTTTTTTTCACGGTACTTTAATTCAATTAATGTTGGCGATACCCAACGATGTATTTTACGACctaagttgttaaaaatatacacattacaTACAGTATAAAACACCCAtagaacaaatatatatttttttctgctgAATAACACTTACCTTGTGTGTTAAGAGGAATATTTAATCGAGTTCTTGTTAGAATAGTTGTGAAGCGCCTTACAAATGCCATTTTGCAAATATTATGTGTTACGTATGAATTTTAATGGAAGAAATACATGACTTTACGtacaatatttattcataaatacaAACTGATAGCTAAACGTGTTTGATCGTATTTGGATTTTATTTGTGCTTTAaggttatgttattttatttcagcaATGGTTAGGGATTTGAAGTTTTTAAATGGCATTTACAGTGacaaatgacaataaaataaagctgccaaatacaaaaaatcaaaGCTATATTACACTGTACCAACACTGTACGCACACAAACGTTAGTCCGttagatacaattttttaagcttaataatattaaaacaaaagcaATTCAGACGATTGGTGAACCATTGTACAAAACAAAAGAATTTAAGTAAATTGTTAAAAGTTATTGTCTAACTTGTTTCCCCTAACCATTGACCTTTTTTGGGGTTTTAAGAAAAAACTTTAGCCTTAAATCttcttttaattaacttttaatgtatgtatatatttttttattatttttaatttttatgttattaatctgTGACGGAGATCTCAAAGGTGCCACTCGCCTTTTGTTCTCCAACGACATGCTATCACCACATATCCCTGACACCCTTCAGGCCTTACGGACAAAACACCCTCCAGCTCCAGTAAACCCATTTTTTCTCGACCAACCAACAGCAGGGCAAGCATGCCCTCAAATTCAAAACAAAGATGTTATGGATGCCATTTTATCTTTTAAGCCAGGTTCGGCTGCAGGTTTGGATGGAATCTCACCCCAACATTTGAAAGACTTAACATCGCATTCTGTGGGTGATGCAGGCGAGCAACTTGTAAATTCGATCactaaatttatcaattttatgtattccGGTAATGTCAATCCAGAAATTGTTCCCATTCTTTTCGGCGTGAACCTCATCGCCCTCACCAAAAAGGACGGAGGGGTGAGACCAATTGCTGTTGTATCAATACTTCGACGTCTGGCCTCCAAAATTGTTGTTCGacatattttaccaaaattgAATTCGGAATTTGAACCCGTACAGTTAGGCTTCGGTATAAAAGGAGGCTGTGAGGCAGCCATCCATGCCCTACACTCTTTCCTATCTTACGGCCAGCCTGACGTGTTGCTCAAAATCGACGTCAAAAATGCTTTCAATTCGGTAAATAAGGATACCCTGCGGACAGAAATAAAACAGCATATACCGgaaatatacaattatcttcTCAGTTACGCTGACCCAGCAAAATTATTACATCGTTTTAATGAACTGGCCTCGGAAGTAGGTTGTCAACAGGATGATCCCCTTGGGCCTGCAATTTTTAGTTTGGCTATAAATCCGATagttaaaaatctaaattctaaattcaacgtctggtatttggacgacggaccctaggaggtgatgtggatactgtgttttcggacctatttttaatcaaaaataaatttgaagccattggtttggaacttaattttaggaaatgcgaactttttataaataactgcgacttaaatttaaatgacgtaaaacaaaaatttaatattttggctccaaatattaaaatagttaacggTAATTATCTTTACCTCTTAGGTTCTCCAATTTTTGATGAATctatttctgaatatattaataattcaatcactaaatttcaaaattctgttCGTCGTCTCCTTGAAATTAGTCCACATTATGCACTTTGTATCTTAAAATACTGTCTTTTCGTCCCAAAATTTACGTATGCGCTCCGTTGCTGCTCCTTTTGGGATCACTGGGATCTTGGGATCTTTTAACACAAGTAgacgacttaatcaaaattagcttagaACCAATTCTTAATATGCAACTGAACGAGCAATCTTGGACCCAAGCATCTCTACCTATCCATTATGGTGTTTTAGGGATTCGTAAAATTTCCAGTGCAGCTTTACCAGCCTTCctatcttctgtccatagttcagcaaatctcataagtaaaattttaagggcatcaccttcaaactttgagattgctCGTTTTgaagaagctagaaacgctttcttaattgcatgcccaggtcaaaattttcctctttctccaaattcacagaggagctgggacgccataaactgcaaattgacttatgacaatcttttaagctgtagtacaaGTTCGGCGCGTGCTAGacttttggccgtgggtacgcatgaggccggcttctggcttcacgcgtacctTTGGTTGGTTACCTAAGTTGGCTTGGGGTTtcggtctgcgctcctcataaatgtccctgtgtCAGTGATGTCGacaagctaggacatcacggtctgtcatgccaaaaaagtgcaggccgcttctcgagacatgccgcacttaacggTATCATACGCCGATCCCTTGCaaccgtcaacgtgccaagtctacttgagccgactggtattgcgaGAGACGATATACGTGGAACGAATACAtgaagatgggccgggtgctgtatggatgcaacctgttcagacacgctggccccttcccatctacatggaaccaacaaacAGAGCTgctgcggcttgtgaagcggctgaaaaaactaaaacatacaaatacaggggtctaggcttcgaatatgattttgtcccattcggtgtcgagacccttggtccgtggggtcctaacgctataagactttttaaggaaatagcaaaaaggttattcgacgtcacaggagaccgaagagctggcagctacttcggacaaagaatgagtctagctattcaaaggggaaacgctgccagtattttcggaaccttgcctaaagggactccttttaataatattttttagtattataatatgtatatacactATGTATATACACTCCTACAAAATGGGTACCAAATTAATGCAAGGGCTTGCGTAGAGTAACTCGAAAAACAAAGTTACATTACTGTAAATCCAAAATGCTGGACTTCTAAAGATGACAAAGTAAGGTTTTTATGCTTTCCTATATGAGTATCAAATGGAAGGAATGCCTACCCAGGCATcttggatatcacccgtaatgAGTTAAAGAGTATCAAATGAAAAAGCTTGCCAATTATCTATTGACTGATTTGTTATCAACTGTTACAATTCATCATTTTCGTGCAATAATAATGATGTTCCTTtgctaaattttaattactaaagtGTAATATAGGATTTTAAATACTAAGGTAAATACTAGTGTATTCTGTATTAAGCTTagaatagaaaaagaaaaataattgtaattgatAACGAACacgatttattattttgtcaataAAAGACATCAATTCATATAacgaaacaaataaaactaataagaCAGAACGTAATATGTAGATACGTATTTCACGAAACATAAATCTTATGGAGAAttagtttctttttaatgttagaAATCCTCGCACTGAGTTGAAAAACCCtctctttgttttattaatttgaataattgaaTGATTGCTGTAGAAAGATACAGATGAGTCGTATATAGACGAAGACATTTCTAACGCCtgtaaaaaatgatttaattaagaaaaaagtaagcatacaatttttttttacaattatagaGCAGTTGTTTAACAGTACTAAATTTACTTACACCTAAAGACGTGCTTATATTATAGGAATCTGGTGACATATTTTGGCTAGGAAGTTTTCTTCGGTTCGCTGTATCTTTAAAATCGGGTGTTCGCGCTGTTCGCATTATCAAACAAGACATTAATCTCTGCAAAAGGGGCTTCTTGATCTTTTCATTGTCTGAGTTACTATGTGGCTTAATAGAATGCTTAGAATCACTTGTACTGTTTGAGTTTAATGAGAATGCCGATGTCCCCAGATTTGGTGTAACACATTTTCTTCGACCTGCGTTATACATGTATCGTAGATGttgttagaaatttaatttatatgatatttaactatatattaaGTTCTTATAACTGCATATCTTTATATCAATTTGTACGCATCTTAAaacaagattaaaaaaaatactacggaaaaaaaatatataggttagGTTAATAGAGATATGTATAGCATAGTACTATGGGAAATAAACTGGACTGCAAATAAAAAtggtcggttaaaaaatcttcaatatcttcaaaagtacctgacctaaatttatgaaataaagactaaattaaagaatattttaattttcttaaatgaaaattaaaaaaatgaattaaaggtttttatttttaataaatgtaaataataaaaatgcgtAGTTGTTTCAATATTTTCGTAAATGTACGTTGATTACAGATTTGCCGCTTTCGCGTGTTTTAGCATTTGTGTTGCCTCCGCGAGCCCGGAAAACTACTTTTATGCGGTTTGGCATACTTTCTAATAGATTTTTTAGACGTATGTAGAATATCCCGCCATTCCTCCATTAGAGTTTCTGTCATTACACGTAGCGTAATTGACAGTGGATTCCGCTGACGAACACACCGTCCCAATTCGTCCCATGCTTGCTCTATAGGATTGAAGTCAGGACTGCGTACTTGCCACTCCATGTGCGTGATACCGACTTCTTGAAAATAGGCAAACACTATCTGTGCTGTATGGCATTGTCTTACATAAAAACGGCATTCTCGCCATGTCCACTAAAAACAGACCAATTGTAGTTATTCAGAATTTCAATGACATAAATTACAGCAGTTAAAGTTCCATTTTCTATCACCACTAGCTCAGTACGACTTTCGAAAGAAATCTCAGCCCACACATGAACTGAGATAGggtacagcagaaaatttcctgctcaaaatatggagaagCCCGtatggggtagtacctcgatcctacagaagatcacagcaaaataacactgttttcatgTAGTGTTGTGTTCGTAAGTAaagtgaccaaagctcctggggggaactgGGGATAGGAGTCAGTAACgtgcttacgatgcttctggtgttgcagacgtctataagctacggaaatcgcttaacatcaggtgagccgtacgcttgtttgccgatctagttacataaaaaaaggaCAGTGCCTTCGTCGTATGGTACTTTTTcttctatatgtataaaatgtgcTTGTATAAGCAAAACTTAGACTCGTCTGAAAACATAACTCTTGACCAGTCTAATTCTCGTGTCCTCTGCCCATAATCTTGAGTTTCTGTAGTGTCTTTCTAGTTTGGACCGTTTGCAGGTCTTAAATTCTTAAGAGCTTTAAATTTGCTTTTATAGCCAGTCGCCGCCTTACAGTATCCGTACTCAGATTGTTTCCTCGTCCAGCttgaaaatgatgatgattcttTACTTGAACAGCCGTAAGTAAGCGATGTCTCAAAATTTGTTGTCATAGAGTGATCCTCCCTCGTCGTCAGGCATCTTGTTCGGTCGGTTCCTGGTCTTCGAAGATTAGAGCCAGGTTCATGGAAACACTAGAGTAACTTGCTGAACTTGAAAAATAGTCACACCAACATTTCTCGCTGTATTTCGCTGACTAAGCCTATCTTCAAGCATTGTCAGGATCCTGGTACATTCTCCAGGGATTAACGACATGATAACttcagaataataaaatttataattagccAGAAACaccatttttataacttttacatTGCAAAACTAAAACAAACGTGAAAAAATTGATTTGAATTTTTGGGTGCTAAATTCAAAAACTACCATTACcttacattttatacaattatcaaaaataaaagaaaaagttttatatattattgtaggtagcattaaatattctttaattttttttattcgtaccTAAGTAGGTATAGCTCATATTTGTCGATTGAACCCGCAGAACAGCAATCGCTTCAATCAATTGCTGTGATAACTACACTCACCTGTCGTTGATATTACAATAAGCAAAACATTAAGCAAACTACTTTGATCGATACCTACctttaaaaattgtgtaaagTGATTTATTATCTTTCTGcatattagaatatttatatgGGTACGAACTGTTCCCTAAAAGCTGAGATGACAAAGAAACCAGATTCATGTGTTCGATATTTGGACAACGAATTTCGATAGAAGATAATATTTGACGTGgatcaattttttcttttatagttttttccagtatattaaaaacgtttttatggATTTCTCcagttttttctttatatacaagTTTATTATGACATTGCGAGTTATATTGTATTTCAACAGAATTGGATGTATTTTCAGTTTGAGTTTCACGATTGAAGCATATTCCTTGTTGCTGTTTacgtttcattttaattgttCCAATAGATACGAGATTGCAATGTATATCGTTTATTTgatatctttttcttttttctatttcattagATTTTTTTGATGATGTACGCTGTATGATTCTCTTTACTTTTTCGTATTGTTTCTTAGTTAATGCGATAGGTTtacttttttctaattgcaaAATAACCTCTATGTTcggatttataattttattttctcttctGACACacgaagttaaaatattttgtatttttagcgGCGCATCGTtagtaataacattattataagtttttgttaaattatttttcatagcTGTTTTTCGTACAGAATCGTTAGctgtttttattgtttgaacAAACGAAATATTATCTTTTCGAGTTTCATGGTATTTCGTTTGTATATCAGTGCTTGGAATCTTTTCTCTTAAATCCTTttttaacaagtttttatttaaagtaaaattggGGACATTATGATCTACTAAAAAGTCTTCTGacctgttttattaaaaaaaaaaaaattagttatcataAGTAAAACTTAATACTATGAgataaaaatccaaaaaaataacACCATTCTGTACGAGGAAAATAGTCTCCCTTTTCAGTATCAggtttatttatctaaaaaaaaatatataaaaattaattcgtcTATATGTAGTCGTATCGTTATTTATCGTCGTATCATTGTTAAGACCagcgttatttttttaactgacttcaaaaaaggaggatattaatcaattcgaccgtacatatagtacaatgtgtgtgtatttatgtatgttcggggataacttcgtcctttatgaaccgattttgaaaattctgttTTTGGTTCGAAAGGaaacccagagaaatcgagggagccctcgaaaatcgtagtgacgactagtgcgtttgttaatttttttcgtctacctacgttgtattacttgtcgatgtaattgaagtcggtttttttttcgtttgcgagcaaacacaattattaatttatgctttCATAAAGAGACAGAAGACATTCAGACagacaaacttaaaaaaaatatgttagcagagtatatatttttaagatatgaaataaatcgacttcaaaatgtgaaaaaatatgaagaaattTCAAGTAATACTTATAGTAAAAGCAACAATTTCGAACTATAAAAATTACGACAGTCTTGCTAGGCTAGtctacaataaaattaacaacgAAACAAATACTTCAGTCTCTTTTCGACTTTGATATTGTTCTCTTAATACACCAAGGAGCTTTCTAATTTCTTGATCTCTCTCTAACGGGTCTGTTATGGAACAGTTGTCACCTCGGTAATGTTTATTAGgtcctaaaaataaaacattgatgttattgctaattttttttaaatatgaatttaatgtTTCGAGGAATTTGTTTGaaccttttgtttattttttataagactaGATGTGTTTTTTCTACTAAGcttaatttatgaaaatggaAGACAATTAACTCACCAGAAAGGTTTTTCTCTGTTCGTTTGGTTTCTATTCGTGAGCTATTTCGCTGTTCTcgtctataataaatataattttatcaattatctTCAAATCTTtcattattatgataattatcaattcaacCAAAAGCAAATTTTAGTTTTGGCTGAGAAACAAGGTGTCAATTATTGTAGGtacctataattttatttaagatggCAACCCAATTACCAAAATGGTAATAAGTCGGACTATATCATTATTTAccaattataacatattttatttcttaaaaccAATAGtaacattgtttattttttgggCACGCAACTACCCACATTGACGCCTCG
It encodes:
- the LOC123663204 gene encoding 39S ribosomal protein L44, mitochondrial, producing the protein MAFVRRFTTILTRTRLNIPLNTQGRKIHRWVSPTLIELKYREKKQGGKVVNPRNQFLEWNLEAELYAFGKRLNEEFDSELLLQAFTDRSYVIKEEMKQKEMDFDIKMKDNRELAEQGGQFMDEYIKLYLETVLPKFPMEGITSVKNYLISESVLSKISLYLGTKDIILAAEYPVDQQTLAKTFKAIVGALLQSSGEEQTAHFVRDFVITQLQGQDVNDYWHIEDPWSMLTDLIAKTSSQLEPRLIGEVGRNTLLACYRVGLYLDKKMLSSGFGETVAIAKEMAAREALKKIFGTEENMHPINFKLNGIPKATSDLRYKISAN